One Chryseobacterium indoltheticum DNA segment encodes these proteins:
- the rpsM gene encoding 30S ribosomal protein S13 yields MARISGIDLPKNKRGVIGLTYIYGVGRSTSSEILKAAGISEDKKVNEWNDDELAAIRNYISENIKVEGELRSEVQLNIKRLMDIGCQRGIRHRLGLPLRGQRTKNNSRTRKGKRKTVANKKKASK; encoded by the coding sequence ATGGCGAGAATTTCAGGTATTGATTTACCAAAAAACAAAAGAGGTGTTATCGGTTTAACTTATATTTATGGAGTTGGGAGAAGTACTTCTTCTGAAATCCTTAAGGCTGCCGGTATCAGCGAAGACAAGAAAGTCAACGAATGGAATGACGATGAATTGGCTGCAATCAGAAACTATATCTCAGAAAACATTAAAGTGGAGGGAGAGCTTAGATCTGAAGTGCAATTGAACATTAAGCGATTAATGGACATAGGATGCCAACGAGGAATACGTCACAGACTAGGACTACCTTTAAGAGGCCAGAGAACGAAAAACAACTCGAGAACCCGTAAAGGAAAGAGAAAAACTGTTGCTAACAAGAAAAAAGCAAGTAAATAA
- the rpsK gene encoding 30S ribosomal protein S11: MAKQTKVVKKRKVKVEAIGEAHIQASFNNIIISLTNKSGEVISWASAGKMGFRGSKKNTPFAAQMAAENCSTVAHEAGLRRVKVYVKGPGAGRESAIRTIHNSGIEVSEIIDVTPMPHNGCRPPKRRRV; encoded by the coding sequence ATGGCAAAACAAACTAAAGTAGTTAAAAAAAGAAAAGTAAAAGTTGAAGCTATAGGAGAAGCGCATATTCAAGCTTCTTTCAATAACATCATCATTTCTTTAACAAATAAAAGCGGAGAGGTTATCTCTTGGGCATCTGCCGGTAAAATGGGGTTCAGAGGTTCTAAAAAGAACACTCCTTTTGCTGCTCAAATGGCAGCAGAAAATTGCTCTACTGTAGCTCACGAGGCGGGTCTTAGAAGAGTAAAGGTGTATGTGAAAGGTCCTGGTGCAGGTAGAGAATCTGCGATCAGAACAATTCACAATTCAGGTATCGAAGTTAGCGAAATTATTGACGTTACTCCTATGCCACACAATGGATGTAGACCACCGAAAAGAAGAAGAGTTTAA
- the infA gene encoding translation initiation factor IF-1: MAKQKHIEQDGVITEALSNAQFCVELENGHVLIAHISGKMRMHYIKLLPGDKVKLEMSPYDLSKGRITFRY; this comes from the coding sequence ATGGCAAAACAAAAACATATCGAACAAGATGGCGTTATAACGGAAGCACTTTCGAACGCTCAGTTCTGTGTAGAGCTAGAAAATGGGCATGTGCTTATTGCTCATATCTCTGGTAAAATGCGTATGCATTATATTAAACTATTACCTGGTGATAAGGTAAAATTAGAAATGTCTCCTTACGATCTTTCGAAGGGGAGAATTACATTTAGATATTAA
- the rpsN gene encoding 30S ribosomal protein S14, with protein MAKESMKARERKREATVAKYAEKRKALKEAGDYEGLQKLPKNASPVRLHNRCKLTGRPRGYMRTFGISRVTFREMANNGLIPGVKKASW; from the coding sequence ATGGCTAAAGAATCAATGAAAGCGCGTGAGCGCAAAAGAGAAGCTACTGTAGCTAAATACGCTGAGAAAAGAAAAGCTCTTAAAGAAGCAGGTGACTATGAAGGACTTCAGAAATTACCTAAAAACGCTTCTCCGGTAAGATTACACAACAGATGTAAACTTACAGGTAGACCAAGAGGTTACATGAGAACCTTCGGTATTTCTAGAGTAACTTTCAGAGAAATGGCCAACAACGGTCTTATCCCGGGAGTTAAAAAAGCTAGTTGGTAA
- the rplF gene encoding 50S ribosomal protein L6: protein MSRIGKAIITIPAGVTITEKEGVVTVKGPKGELTQELTEGITLEQNEGQLTVSRPSDSKQHRALHGLYRALINNMIVGTTEGFTKKLELVGVGYRASHAGQKLELALGFSHGIVLELPKEVIIDTLTEKGKNPIITLTSHDKQLLGMVSAKIRSFRKPEPYKGKGVRFVGEIVRRKAGKSA from the coding sequence ATGTCAAGAATTGGTAAAGCAATTATAACAATTCCCGCTGGAGTTACAATCACTGAGAAAGAAGGTGTAGTAACTGTAAAAGGTCCCAAAGGAGAACTTACTCAGGAGCTTACAGAAGGAATTACTTTAGAACAAAACGAAGGTCAGTTAACTGTTAGCAGACCATCAGATTCTAAACAACACAGAGCGCTTCATGGTTTATACAGAGCGTTAATCAATAACATGATTGTGGGAACTACTGAAGGTTTCACAAAAAAGTTGGAACTAGTAGGGGTAGGATACAGAGCTTCACACGCAGGTCAAAAACTTGAGTTAGCTTTAGGATTCTCTCACGGTATCGTTCTAGAACTTCCAAAAGAAGTGATAATCGACACATTGACTGAAAAAGGTAAAAACCCAATTATTACTTTAACGTCTCATGACAAGCAACTTCTAGGAATGGTTTCTGCAAAGATCCGTTCATTCAGAAAGCCTGAGCCATACAAAGGAAAAGGTGTAAGATTCGTAGGAGAAATTGTTAGACGTAAAGCTGGTAAATCTGCTTAA
- the rplR gene encoding 50S ribosomal protein L18, whose protein sequence is MALSKLEKRIRIKRRVRGKISGSSELPRLSVYKSNKEIYAQLINDKDGKTLASASSREKGVDANGTKSEISAAVGKAIAAKALAAGIENIVFDRNGFVYHGRVKALADGAREGGLKF, encoded by the coding sequence ATGGCACTAAGTAAATTAGAAAAAAGAATAAGAATCAAAAGAAGAGTAAGAGGAAAAATCTCTGGATCTTCTGAATTGCCAAGATTATCTGTATACAAGAGTAATAAGGAAATTTACGCTCAGTTAATCAACGATAAAGACGGTAAAACTTTAGCATCAGCTTCTTCTAGAGAGAAAGGTGTAGATGCTAACGGAACAAAAAGTGAAATTTCTGCTGCTGTAGGTAAAGCAATCGCTGCTAAAGCACTTGCTGCAGGAATTGAAAATATTGTATTTGATAGAAACGGATTCGTATACCACGGAAGAGTAAAAGCTCTAGCTGATGGTGCGAGAGAAGGAGGACTTAAATTCTAA
- a CDS encoding citrate synthase: MSDNKVILNYDGNSYEYPIVDSTIGDRGIDISKLRDQTGLITLDLGYKNTGATLSDITYLDGDQGELFYRGYPIEQIAEKSNFTEVMYLLLHGELPTTEQFNTFNGNIKKYNFVAEEMKKIIDAFPRSAHPMGVLSTLTSALTAFNPKAVDVNSKEEMDLAAELLIAKFAHLAAWTYRKTLGLPLNHGDNNLNYVENFYKMSFRQPNADFEINPVVVQALDKLLILHADHEQNCSTSTVRMVGSAHTGLFASVSAGISALWGPLHGGANQAVIEMLELIEKDGGDVNKWVAKAKDKNDSFRLMGFGHRVYKNFDPRAKIIKKAADDLLAALGIEDKALDIAMQLEKVALEDEYFIERKLYPNVDFYSGIIYRALGIPTEMFTVMFALGRLPGWIAQWKEMRLKGDPIGRPRQVYQGAQKRDYIDITNR, encoded by the coding sequence ATGTCAGACAACAAAGTTATATTGAATTATGACGGTAATTCGTATGAATATCCTATCGTAGATAGTACAATCGGAGACAGAGGAATAGATATTTCAAAATTAAGAGACCAAACGGGTCTTATTACCTTAGATTTAGGGTACAAAAACACAGGTGCTACATTAAGCGATATCACTTATCTTGATGGTGATCAGGGAGAATTGTTCTACAGAGGTTATCCTATCGAGCAAATTGCTGAGAAATCAAACTTTACTGAGGTAATGTATCTTTTGCTGCACGGTGAATTGCCTACAACAGAACAATTTAATACCTTCAACGGTAATATCAAAAAATATAACTTCGTAGCAGAGGAGATGAAAAAAATCATCGATGCTTTCCCGCGTTCTGCTCACCCAATGGGAGTTTTATCTACTCTTACTTCTGCATTAACAGCTTTTAATCCTAAAGCAGTTGATGTAAATTCTAAAGAAGAGATGGATCTTGCTGCAGAATTGTTGATCGCTAAATTTGCTCACCTTGCTGCTTGGACGTACAGAAAAACTTTAGGACTTCCTTTAAACCACGGAGATAATAACCTAAACTATGTAGAAAATTTCTACAAAATGTCTTTCAGACAGCCAAATGCTGATTTCGAAATCAATCCTGTGGTAGTTCAGGCTTTAGATAAATTATTAATTCTTCATGCAGATCACGAGCAAAACTGTTCTACATCTACGGTAAGAATGGTAGGTTCTGCTCACACAGGTCTTTTCGCTTCAGTTTCTGCAGGTATTTCTGCACTTTGGGGTCCACTTCACGGCGGTGCAAACCAGGCAGTTATCGAAATGCTTGAATTGATCGAAAAAGACGGTGGTGATGTTAACAAATGGGTTGCTAAAGCGAAAGATAAAAACGATAGCTTCCGTTTGATGGGATTCGGACACAGAGTTTACAAAAACTTCGATCCAAGAGCAAAAATCATCAAAAAAGCTGCTGACGATTTATTAGCTGCTTTAGGAATTGAAGATAAAGCGCTTGATATTGCAATGCAGCTAGAAAAAGTAGCTCTTGAAGACGAGTACTTCATCGAGAGAAAATTATATCCAAACGTAGATTTCTATTCTGGAATCATCTACAGAGCATTAGGAATTCCTACAGAAATGTTTACCGTAATGTTTGCATTAGGAAGACTTCCTGGATGGATCGCTCAGTGGAAAGAAATGAGACTAAAAGGAGATCCAATCGGAAGACCAAGACAGGTTTACCAAGGAGCTCAAAAAAGAGATTATATCGATATCACAAACAGATAA
- the rplO gene encoding 50S ribosomal protein L15 — MNLNNIKPAAGSTFSSKRIGRGQGSGKGGTSTKGHKGQKARAGYSQKIGFEGGQMPLQRRLPKFGFKNVNRKEYRAINLDDIQILIENKSVTGDITKEVLVQHGLATKNEIVKIMGRGELKSAVSITADKFTKSAEELIAKAGGKAITL; from the coding sequence ATGAATTTAAACAACATAAAGCCTGCTGCAGGTTCTACATTTAGTTCAAAAAGAATTGGTAGAGGACAAGGTAGTGGAAAAGGAGGTACTTCTACAAAAGGGCACAAAGGTCAGAAAGCAAGAGCTGGTTATTCTCAGAAAATCGGTTTTGAAGGAGGACAAATGCCTTTGCAAAGAAGATTACCTAAATTCGGTTTCAAAAACGTAAACAGAAAAGAATATAGAGCTATTAACCTTGATGATATCCAAATTTTAATTGAAAATAAATCTGTAACAGGAGATATTACAAAAGAAGTTTTGGTACAGCACGGTCTGGCAACTAAAAACGAAATAGTGAAAATTATGGGGAGAGGAGAATTGAAATCTGCGGTTTCAATTACTGCTGACAAATTCACTAAATCTGCTGAAGAGCTTATTGCTAAAGCAGGTGGAAAAGCAATTACCTTATAA
- the rpmD gene encoding 50S ribosomal protein L30 — protein sequence MATIKVKQVRSAIGRTKTQKRTLEALGFKKLHQVVEHEATPSILGMIAAVSHLLEVQK from the coding sequence ATGGCAACAATTAAAGTAAAGCAAGTAAGAAGCGCTATTGGTAGAACAAAAACCCAAAAGAGAACGCTTGAAGCATTAGGATTTAAGAAACTTCACCAAGTTGTAGAGCACGAAGCTACACCTTCTATTTTAGGGATGATAGCTGCAGTTAGTCACTTACTTGAAGTTCAAAAATAA
- the rpsH gene encoding 30S ribosomal protein S8, with product MVTDPISDFLTRVRNAQSAGHKVVEIPASKIKKEITKILFEQGYILNYKFEESAVQGTIKIALKYDKQTSKPAIKSIQRASRPGLRQYKGSGELPRVLNGLGISIISTSKGVMTDKKAREEKVGGEVICYVY from the coding sequence ATGGTAACAGATCCAATTTCAGATTTCCTAACTAGAGTAAGGAACGCACAAAGCGCAGGCCACAAAGTGGTGGAAATTCCTGCATCGAAAATCAAAAAGGAGATTACGAAAATCTTATTTGAACAAGGGTATATCTTAAACTACAAGTTTGAAGAAAGCGCTGTTCAAGGGACAATCAAAATCGCTTTGAAGTATGACAAACAAACAAGCAAGCCAGCTATCAAGTCTATCCAAAGAGCTTCTAGACCAGGTTTGAGACAGTACAAAGGTTCAGGTGAACTTCCAAGAGTACTAAACGGTTTGGGTATTTCTATCATCTCTACTTCTAAAGGAGTAATGACTGACAAGAAAGCTAGAGAAGAGAAAGTAGGCGGTGAAGTAATCTGCTATGTTTATTAA
- the rpmJ gene encoding 50S ribosomal protein L36: MKVRASIKKRSADCKIVRRKGVLFVINKKNPKFKQRQG; the protein is encoded by the coding sequence ATGAAAGTTAGAGCATCAATTAAAAAAAGAAGTGCTGATTGCAAGATTGTACGCAGAAAAGGTGTACTCTTCGTAATCAACAAGAAAAACCCAAAATTTAAACAAAGACAAGGCTAA
- the rpsD gene encoding 30S ribosomal protein S4 encodes MARYIGPKTKIARKFGAAIYGDDKNFEKRKNQPPGQHGPNKRRGAKKSEYAVQLMEKQKAKYTYGILERQFANLFEKAHRSKGVTGEVLLQLCESRLDNVVYRLGFAKTRSGARQLTSHRHITVNGEILNIPSYLVKAGDVIAVREKSKSLEVVADALASKANYEWLQFNDEKKEGTFISAPERIQIPEDIKEQLIVELYSK; translated from the coding sequence ATGGCAAGATATATTGGACCTAAAACTAAGATTGCTAGAAAGTTTGGTGCTGCAATCTACGGAGATGATAAAAACTTCGAGAAAAGAAAAAACCAACCGCCAGGACAACATGGTCCTAACAAAAGAAGAGGAGCAAAGAAATCTGAATATGCTGTTCAGTTAATGGAAAAGCAAAAAGCTAAATATACTTACGGTATTTTAGAAAGACAATTTGCTAACCTTTTTGAAAAAGCGCACAGAAGTAAAGGTGTAACAGGTGAAGTTCTATTACAGCTTTGCGAATCAAGATTGGATAACGTTGTCTACAGATTAGGTTTTGCTAAAACCAGATCTGGAGCAAGACAGTTAACTTCTCACAGACACATCACTGTGAATGGGGAAATCCTTAACATTCCATCTTATTTAGTAAAAGCTGGTGATGTAATCGCTGTAAGAGAAAAATCTAAGTCTCTAGAGGTTGTTGCTGATGCTTTGGCATCAAAAGCAAACTATGAGTGGTTGCAATTCAACGACGAGAAAAAAGAAGGTACCTTCATTTCTGCTCCTGAAAGAATCCAAATCCCGGAAGACATCAAGGAACAGCTTATCGTCGAACTTTACTCTAAATAA
- the rpsE gene encoding 30S ribosomal protein S5, translated as MLGLDNIERVKPGGLELKDRLVAVNRVTKVTKGGRAFGFSAIVVVGDEAGTIGFGLGKSKEVASAIAKAVEDAKKNLVKVPVMNHTIPHQTTARYGGADIFLRPASHGTGLIAGGAVRAVLESAGIHDILSKSKGSSNPHNVVKATFKALLDIRRPEEIARMRGVSLTKVFNG; from the coding sequence ATGTTAGGACTAGATAATATAGAAAGAGTAAAACCGGGAGGATTAGAACTTAAAGATCGTCTCGTAGCTGTTAATAGAGTAACAAAAGTAACTAAAGGAGGTAGAGCTTTCGGATTTTCTGCAATTGTTGTTGTAGGAGACGAAGCTGGAACTATCGGTTTTGGTTTAGGAAAATCTAAGGAAGTTGCTTCGGCTATTGCTAAGGCAGTAGAAGATGCTAAGAAAAACTTGGTAAAAGTTCCTGTAATGAACCATACTATCCCTCACCAGACTACTGCTAGATACGGTGGTGCTGATATCTTCTTGAGACCTGCTTCTCACGGTACAGGGCTTATCGCCGGTGGTGCGGTAAGAGCGGTACTTGAGTCTGCTGGTATTCACGATATCCTTTCAAAATCTAAAGGATCTTCAAACCCTCACAATGTAGTAAAGGCAACTTTCAAAGCATTGTTAGACATCAGAAGACCAGAAGAAATTGCAAGAATGAGAGGAGTTTCTTTAACTAAAGTGTTTAACGGTTAA
- the secY gene encoding preprotein translocase subunit SecY gives MKEFIQTLKNIWSLKELRDKILFTLGIILVYRFASFISLPAINLAEVGDLLEHYKNQGGNKQGAGLLGLLSSFTGGAFSHASVMALGIMPYISASIIVQLMGMAIPYLQKLQKDGESGRNTLNQITRWLTIGVCLVQAPSYLTSITQLFLPYAQFQSAYFIDPNSIMFWLPSIVILVAGSVFAMWLGEKITDKGIGNGISILIMVGILSRLPEAFVQEIAVQNGKGGLGSIMIMIEVIFWMLVVLLAVVLSVAVRKIPIQYVSRAQARGGVNRNLMQGARQWIPLKVNAAGVMPIIFAQALMFVPGLLTKVDESNTFLAGFKNVFSWQYNVLFALLIIIFSFFYTAITIPVNQMADDLKRNGGLVPKVRPGKETADYLDDILSKITLPGAIFLSIFAVLPAIVHGSLVQTDAFALFFGGTSLLIMVGVVLDTVQQINTYLLNHHYDGLMQSKLSRSTGY, from the coding sequence ATGAAAGAATTTATACAAACCCTCAAAAATATTTGGAGTCTTAAGGAACTTAGAGATAAAATTCTATTTACTTTAGGGATTATCCTTGTGTATAGATTCGCATCTTTCATCTCTTTACCTGCAATTAACCTTGCAGAAGTAGGAGATCTCTTAGAGCATTATAAAAATCAAGGCGGTAACAAGCAAGGAGCAGGTCTCCTTGGCTTGCTTTCGTCGTTTACGGGAGGAGCTTTCAGCCACGCTTCCGTAATGGCGTTGGGTATCATGCCTTATATTTCTGCTTCTATTATTGTTCAGTTGATGGGGATGGCAATTCCTTATCTTCAGAAACTTCAAAAAGACGGAGAGTCTGGTAGAAACACATTGAATCAAATTACTAGATGGTTAACGATTGGGGTTTGTCTCGTACAGGCACCTTCTTATTTAACTTCTATTACTCAGTTGTTCCTGCCGTATGCTCAGTTCCAGTCTGCATATTTCATAGATCCAAACTCTATTATGTTCTGGTTACCAAGTATTGTAATCTTGGTTGCAGGTTCTGTATTTGCAATGTGGCTAGGTGAAAAAATTACCGATAAAGGTATAGGAAATGGTATTTCTATCCTTATTATGGTAGGTATTTTATCTAGATTACCAGAAGCATTTGTACAGGAAATTGCAGTACAAAACGGAAAAGGAGGATTAGGTTCTATCATGATTATGATTGAAGTAATATTCTGGATGTTGGTGGTTCTTTTGGCAGTAGTATTATCTGTTGCAGTAAGAAAAATCCCTATTCAGTATGTAAGCAGAGCTCAAGCAAGGGGAGGTGTAAATAGAAATCTAATGCAAGGAGCAAGACAGTGGATTCCGCTAAAAGTAAACGCAGCAGGTGTAATGCCGATTATCTTTGCTCAGGCATTGATGTTCGTACCTGGTTTGTTAACCAAAGTAGATGAGTCTAATACTTTTCTTGCAGGTTTCAAAAATGTTTTTAGCTGGCAGTACAATGTATTGTTTGCACTATTGATTATTATCTTTTCATTTTTCTATACCGCAATTACAATTCCGGTAAACCAGATGGCCGATGATCTTAAGAGAAATGGCGGTTTGGTACCAAAAGTAAGACCCGGTAAAGAGACTGCTGACTATCTAGATGATATTTTATCAAAAATTACCTTGCCAGGTGCAATATTTTTATCTATCTTTGCAGTCCTTCCAGCAATAGTGCATGGAAGTCTTGTTCAGACAGATGCGTTCGCCCTATTTTTCGGGGGAACTTCGTTGCTAATTATGGTTGGGGTAGTATTAGATACTGTTCAACAGATTAACACTTATCTGCTGAATCATCATTATGATGGCTTAATGCAGTCTAAATTATCAAGATCGACTGGATATTAA
- a CDS encoding DNA-directed RNA polymerase subunit alpha, which translates to MAILQFIKPDKVILLNSDEFKGQFEFRPLEPGFGLTIGNALRRVLLSSLEGYAISSIKIEGVEHEFSTIPGVIEDVTEIILNLKQVRLKATAENQASEQVVAKVSGQTVITAGDLGQSINGFEILNPDLMICNLNSDVTFEITFNIEKGRGYVPSEQNKSNNAPVGTIAIDSIFTPIKKVQYSIENYRVEQKTDYEKLVLDIETDGSISPQNALTEASKILIYHFMLFSDERITLETEAVKASIQYDEETLHTRQLLKSKLADMDLSVRALNCLKAAEVETLGELVSYSKSDLMKFRNFGKKSLTELEELVHSKGLNFGFDVAKYKLDADN; encoded by the coding sequence ATGGCAATTTTACAATTCATAAAACCCGATAAAGTAATTCTACTTAACTCTGATGAATTTAAAGGTCAATTCGAATTTCGACCTCTAGAACCAGGTTTCGGGCTTACAATCGGTAATGCTTTGAGAAGAGTGTTGCTTTCTTCTCTGGAAGGATACGCTATTTCATCTATCAAAATAGAAGGTGTAGAGCACGAATTTTCAACTATCCCAGGAGTAATTGAAGACGTTACCGAAATTATTCTTAACCTTAAGCAGGTAAGACTTAAAGCTACAGCAGAAAACCAAGCGTCAGAGCAGGTAGTTGCTAAAGTTTCTGGTCAAACTGTTATTACTGCTGGAGATTTGGGACAGTCTATCAACGGATTTGAAATCTTGAATCCAGACTTGATGATCTGTAACCTAAACTCGGATGTTACTTTTGAAATTACGTTCAACATAGAAAAGGGAAGAGGATATGTTCCTTCTGAACAAAACAAGTCAAACAATGCACCTGTAGGTACTATTGCTATTGACTCTATCTTTACGCCGATCAAAAAAGTACAGTATAGTATTGAAAATTACCGTGTAGAGCAAAAAACAGACTACGAAAAATTGGTTTTGGATATAGAAACTGATGGCTCAATAAGCCCTCAGAATGCTTTAACTGAAGCTTCTAAGATATTAATTTATCACTTCATGTTGTTCTCTGATGAGAGAATCACTTTGGAGACTGAAGCTGTGAAAGCATCTATCCAATACGATGAAGAGACACTTCACACAAGACAACTACTTAAGTCTAAATTAGCAGATATGGATCTTTCTGTAAGAGCCCTAAACTGTCTGAAAGCAGCTGAAGTAGAAACTCTAGGTGAGCTTGTTTCTTATAGTAAGTCTGATTTGATGAAATTCAGAAATTTTGGTAAAAAATCTTTGACAGAACTAGAAGAATTGGTGCATTCAAAAGGTCTTAACTTCGGTTTCGACGTTGCAAAATATAAATTAGACGCTGATAATTAA
- the rplQ gene encoding 50S ribosomal protein L17 gives MRHGKKFNHLGRTSSHRSALLSNMACSLIEHKRINTTVAKAKALRVYVEPLLTKAKEDTTHNRRIVFSYLQSKEAVTELFRSVAPKIAERNGGYTRIIKTGFRKGDAADMALIELVDFNELYNPNAEEKKTTRRSRRSTTAKVAVEAAPVAEEKVEEPKAESTDSTEEKAGE, from the coding sequence ATGAGACACGGTAAAAAATTCAATCACTTAGGAAGAACTTCTTCTCACAGAAGCGCGTTACTTTCTAATATGGCTTGTTCTCTAATTGAGCATAAGAGAATCAACACTACTGTAGCTAAAGCTAAAGCTTTAAGAGTATATGTTGAGCCTCTATTAACAAAGGCAAAAGAAGATACTACACACAATAGAAGAATTGTTTTTTCATATCTTCAAAGTAAAGAGGCTGTTACTGAACTTTTCAGATCAGTAGCTCCTAAAATCGCAGAAAGAAACGGCGGGTATACAAGAATCATCAAGACTGGTTTCAGAAAAGGTGATGCTGCTGACATGGCTCTTATCGAGCTTGTTGATTTCAACGAACTTTACAATCCTAATGCTGAGGAGAAAAAGACGACAAGAAGAAGTAGAAGATCTACTACTGCAAAAGTAGCTGTTGAAGCTGCTCCTGTAGCAGAAGAAAAAGTTGAAGAGCCTAAGGCTGAATCAACTGATTCTACTGAAGAAAAAGCTGGAGAATAA
- the eno gene encoding phosphopyruvate hydratase: MSYISYIEARQILDSRGNPTVEVDVFTESGAMGRAAVPSGASTGEHEAVELRDGGSEWMGKGVSKAVENVREVISPELVGLPVFDQNLIDQIMIELDGTNNKGNLGANAILGVSLAAAKAAANELKLPLYKYIGGVNANTLPVPMMNVINGGSHSDAPIAFQEFMVMPVKADSFSHALRKGTEIFHNLKSILHSRGLSTAVGDEGGFAPTFKGTEDALDTLLQAIEKAGYKPGDDVMIALDCAASEFYKDGVYDYRKFQTPDAAQFTSSEQVSYLAELANKYPIISIEDGMQENDWEGWKMLTDKIGDRVQLVGDDLFVTNVERLSRGVKEGIANSILVKVNQIGSLSETMAAVQMAQHNKFTSVMSHRSGETEDSTIADLAVAMNCGQIKTGSASRSDRMAKYNQLLRIEEALGDTAYFPGLDAFKIKR; encoded by the coding sequence ATGAGTTACATTTCTTACATAGAAGCGAGACAAATTTTGGATTCAAGAGGAAATCCTACAGTTGAAGTTGATGTATTTACAGAAAGTGGTGCGATGGGTCGTGCTGCGGTTCCTTCTGGTGCATCTACAGGAGAGCATGAAGCAGTAGAATTGCGTGATGGTGGTTCTGAATGGATGGGGAAAGGGGTTTCCAAGGCTGTAGAAAATGTAAGAGAAGTAATATCACCTGAATTGGTGGGTCTTCCTGTTTTTGATCAGAACCTTATTGATCAGATTATGATCGAGCTGGATGGTACAAACAATAAAGGAAACTTGGGAGCAAACGCAATTCTTGGTGTTTCTCTGGCAGCTGCAAAAGCTGCTGCAAACGAATTAAAATTACCTTTATACAAATATATTGGTGGTGTCAATGCAAATACACTTCCTGTTCCGATGATGAATGTAATCAATGGTGGTTCGCACTCAGATGCACCGATTGCTTTCCAGGAATTTATGGTAATGCCGGTAAAAGCAGATTCTTTCTCTCACGCATTGAGAAAAGGAACTGAGATTTTCCACAATCTGAAATCTATTCTTCATTCAAGAGGTCTTTCTACTGCGGTAGGTGACGAAGGTGGTTTTGCACCAACTTTCAAAGGAACTGAAGATGCTTTAGATACTTTACTTCAGGCTATCGAAAAAGCGGGTTACAAGCCGGGTGACGATGTGATGATTGCCTTAGATTGCGCAGCGTCAGAATTCTACAAAGACGGAGTTTATGATTACAGAAAATTCCAGACTCCGGATGCAGCTCAGTTTACCAGCAGCGAGCAGGTTTCGTACTTAGCAGAATTGGCAAATAAGTATCCAATTATCTCTATTGAAGATGGAATGCAGGAAAACGACTGGGAAGGTTGGAAAATGTTAACTGACAAAATCGGTGACAGAGTACAGTTGGTTGGTGACGATTTATTCGTAACAAACGTTGAAAGATTATCAAGAGGAGTAAAAGAAGGAATTGCTAATTCAATCTTGGTAAAAGTAAACCAAATCGGGTCTCTTTCTGAAACAATGGCAGCGGTACAAATGGCTCAGCACAACAAGTTTACTTCTGTAATGTCTCACAGATCTGGTGAAACTGAAGATTCTACAATTGCTGATCTGGCGGTAGCTATGAATTGCGGTCAGATTAAAACAGGATCTGCTTCAAGATCAGACAGAATGGCCAAATACAACCAGTTATTAAGAATTGAAGAAGCTTTAGGAGATACTGCTTATTTCCCTGGTTTGGATGCTTTCAAAATTAAAAGATAA